The sequence below is a genomic window from Oreochromis aureus strain Israel breed Guangdong linkage group 12, ZZ_aureus, whole genome shotgun sequence.
AGCAGTAATGAAGCTGTAGCAGCAGTAATGTAGTAGTGTAGCAGCAGtagttttgtacttgtactgTGTTAGTATTAGTACTAGTAGTGTTGTGGCGCGCATTCGCGCCGTAATTCAAGGTCTGTCCACACGGTGTCACTGCTGTGCTGAGTCGACACGCTGGTTAAATCCCCGGATGTTATTGTGGCTAGCTCCTTTAGCAAATCGGCTAGCCGCTGCGACGCCGCTGTATTCTGCCGCTACGCTCTGCCGCATCGGGGACTTTTGATCCTTTTCACTCCCCCGGCCGATAGACCCGTGTTTTTAACATTGGTATCTTAACATCGGTCATTTATCATGATAGAAGTTGATTAAACAGGTCGTTGTTTTAAACTGTTGCGGTGATTTTTTTCCAACCGGTCCGGTGGGTTAACAATACGAAGAGCTAAAGGCTAAATTAGCAGCTAGCGTAGAGACACAGGCCCGCTTGTTTCTTCAGGTAGCTAACACAGCTAGCTTAGCGAGCTACCGCGGCTGTCATGGAAGACAAATCATTCACTAAAGAGTTAGACCAATGGATCGAACAGCTAAACGAGTGCAAGCAGCTATCGGAAAACCAAGTCCGGACGCTCTGTGAGAAGGTAAGTTCCAAAGTTTTTGACATGATTTCCCGGCAGGCCTGGCTCAGTCCAGCGCGGCCTGTGTTGCGAAAGTGGCTCCGGTTAATTTCCGGAATAAAGGAGCGACGAGGCGGCTGTTTGCGCCCAATTGTCCTCCGCATTCTGAGTCAGAATTCCCTTTCAGGTgtgatatatatgtgtgtatttcTATTAAATAATCCCTACTGTGAACTGTTGTCCGACTATCGTCGACTCATTACACACGGGCCGAAAAATCGCATCTCTTGCCCAGTGCCAGGAAATAGACGCAGCCCATTTTACTGCCCGGTTATTACCTGCGCTGCTTTTTGCGCACAGGCCGGGATTCAGCCTGATTCAGCCATTCACTGTAGGGGGCTTTATTCTTATTTCTCTCTTAAGGCTAATCATCTGTTAATGTGTGTCGCGATTGATCGATTAGTACCGCGCCCTTAATGTATTGATCAACCATTTGATTGCATAAATGGCAGGTTGGTTGCACCATTAAAAATGAGCCGTTTGTGCAGCCGTGTGGCGGCTCTCGTCCTCTGTCGAAGCGATTAAACCCGAAATATTCCTCGTTGCATACTTTTAGAAGTGTGCGTTGACTAAATGATCTGATCTGAAGACATTTCTATTATAGCAGCGATGTTCACAGAGAAAATGCCCATCAAACTGAAAATCCACGTCCGAGACAGCAGAACGTAAAATGTCTGTAACCTGATTTATTATGCTCTCTGCATGAAGATGAATCCATTGTTGGTGCCATTTAACATCTAAATGAGGGCTGAAACCGTCTGTACTAATcagtcatttctttctttctagcTAATCAGCAGAGTCAGAGATGGTttagatgttaaaaaaaataaataaataaagagactCATAGTACAGGTTCTGGTGTCCCCGTTTTGTCTTCTTAGATTTTCAGTATAATAAAAAGATGAAAGTCTCAAAGTAAAAACTGGATAAACATGGCATGAAATTTGAAGGACAGAAGAATATAATGGAGGTATGATGAACATGGCACAGACTGGCTCATATCTGATTGATCTCCATTAGGAGATTATTGCAGTAACCTGAGGGGAAATGAAAGTATCCAGGTGGTATTGGTCAGATGGGTGAGGAGGTTTGAGCGCAGCCAGGTTCTGCCAGCTGACTTCATATGAACTAATCAATTACTGAAGGGGGCTCTTATTACAGTTAATAACAGTAAAATTCATGAGATGAATGAAGTTTGGCCTGTTGTAGGTAGATGCTGTCATCTTTCAGCTATGAGTGGAGCTGAAGTGATGTAAAAAGTACTGATAAGTCTTTATTTTCCTCTTCCTACACATTGTTGTTTGCagtaaatttgaataaaaaccaGCAACATGTTTATGGACTTTTTCCTTAGGTGGGTAAATTTTTAAAGGTTATTGATTTTATATTTCCAGGTATTTAAGCTGTTGCATGATTCATTGCAGCAAGTTTTTCCTGCTCTAAATGAACCTCACACGACGGGTCCACATGTAGCTGATGACTCAGTGTTGATGAGTTTACTGTGTTTAACAAAGGGCTGTGTAAGGTTTGgatatttctgacattttgacTAACAAAGATGGTGTTATTTCGAATAGAGGGAACTATAACCTGCTGTTCTGAAGGGTTCTGGTTGGAGGACACTGTTGGTACAGCATAAAAAGATATTTAGCATTTTGCCCGGTTAGCTGTTTCTAGTTTccagtaaaataaattaataatactTCACTTTATCAGtaagagaatttaaaaaaaaaaaatgacagcttAAATGTCACATGTGTATGACGTGTTTAGCTGGTCAAAAATGAGGCAGTCCCAGCTGTAACCTGTGTATCCTATGAATTCTGATGGGAAGGAGGGAAGTTTAGCTGCTGAGTGATTGATGGttaaaactctaaaataagaTCAACTTTATTTTCTCACTCATTTAAAAGAGCTGTGGGGGTGAGGAGAGCAGGTTTCCAAACAGTCACGTGGGCCTGAAATCTTAAGaaggaacaaacaaacaaaccaaaaacagtcGTGTGTGTGACTCTGGGCACGTAGGAGCTTAGTTTGATTTCACCTCCTATCAGCTCGTCACATGATCCCCCCCACTGTCTGAGCTGTGattcctttaaaaaacaacaacccaaagACACTCATTAAATCTGTTTCCTCTACAGGCCAAGGAGATCCTGACCAAGGAGTCCAACGTTCAGGAGGTGAGTTTTCCGAAGTCATTATTGATTATTCATGGAAAAATGAAAGTCacgaggaaaaagaaaagcagaagataAAAACCAGAGCTGATATCAAACGATTAGATTCTAATCCAAGTCAGCCGTTTATGGGTCATCGGTCCTTTATGTGTTTCAGAGTGAAGATGTGGCTCTGTGACTCGGGTGGAGCGGAGCTCAGGTTAACATTTTACATGCATCCGTAGTTCTGTGTTAACCTGAGCTGCACTGCTCACAGAGCCACGGTACTAGGACTCTACCTTTGACAATATTGACAATATCCAGCCCAGGGAGCCTTCTAGATAGTGGAGTTGTAAACTGTGACAGGCTCCTTTCTCCTCATAAACACCTCCAGGctgctcttaaaaaaaaacccccataaaAGCAGCATGAAGAAACAAGCTGTGAAATGATGGACAGTTTCCAGGTATCAGCACGTGTAGGTGAGCACCagcctgtttttaaatgagCTCTCCACCCGCTGATGGTATTTTTGCAGGGCACAGGTGTAGAAAGGTGGCTGTTTGTCCaaattctttctttcatttgtatCAAAGTGTGGAAAAGATTTGAGGAACAGATTTCAGTGTGCGGTTTGTTCCCTGTGGGGTGTTTGAGCAATCTCACACCCTGTTTACACTGCCTACAGCTGAGGCGTGGGCTCGCACACATGCCCACCGCCATGTTTTTATGGAAACGGTTTTCCCTCAAAAGCACAAAACTGATCCAAACATTCAGCCGTCGGTGAACGTCCTATTTACAGCAGCTCCTGTCAGCTGCTTGTTACTGATTCACCTGCAGTGAGGAAGGTGGAAGTGATTTGAGGAAATTGTTCCTCCTGTGTGTTCGGCCTTAAAGAACTTTGTTTAGATAGTTGATCATATTGACTTCCTGTCAACAGAGCAGTTCCCAGATCGGATCagatttgtcttttattttaatgccgttcttaaacattttttggtgccttcatttttttttatttataaacaataacaaaaatgaGGATTTCTGTCAGCAGCTTAGAACCTCTTTAAACCCTGAAGTAAGCAAACGCTGATGTTCTGAAGTAGGGGGTTCTTTGAGACTCAGGTGTACTAAAAGGAACGAGTGAAAGTTACGTTTACTGTGTGTGAACACATGAAAGGGCTGATTGATGGTGAAGAGGTAAAACTGATCCCTTTGATGTTTGGAGAAACAACCTGCAGGAAAACACAGTCGAGAGAAATGACAGTGAAAGCTGCCTGACGACATCAGGTGTGCCGAGGTGTCGGCAGCTTTCAGAGAAACCTCCTCCTCTAAAAGGAAGCTGGATCTGAACCGGAGTGTCTGATAAGACCAGTTATGATCCAGTGAGCATATCCTGAAGAGAGCTTGATGCTGTTACAGGTGACATGAAGACGTTTCCCTTGCAGGTATTAATCCAGGTGTGTTGAAACGTTACTTCACTTTGTGTTGTGCCTTGGCAGTAATTGGTGCGCTCAGTGTGATGTTGCACAAACATGCCAGTGTACTCAGCACGGTGAGGCTAACGTTAGCAGTGCTAGCACCTGCAGCCATCATGTGCATGATGTGGGCGCCTTGGTCCCGTGGTTTTATGTTAGTGTGCCAGGAAACTAGAGCCCAACACATGCAGGAGTTTTAACACCAGTGTGGATATTTAGTGATATTCCAACAGATCAGCTGggaatgtttgttttctttcagaaacaaaacaaatggaTGTCTCTAACATCTTTGTTTCTTATTGACATGATTATATACTGACGCTGATAATGGCCCACCGATAAACTGGgctagctttacaggaaactgtggTTGTAGATTAATGAAATACTGCTCCGTTTAACCACAGAGTAGTTATGTAACTGTCGAGTGCCGTAGCTGTTAAACATCCAATTGATGAGTCGCACACATTCCTGGTAATTAGTGAGCACAGGTGAGTCACCTGAAGGTCGAACAGTGTTACACCGATCAGCATTTTCATCGTCTTTGTTGCTGATCTGATTCCTGCAGGTTTGATGTATTTGTGTCCAAAAGGCtaacaaacagtaaaaactaGAACTGACTAGAATATATCAGCCTGTTGTCATGGATACCCAGTTCAACCTTTTGAGTTGAGATCAAATTTCTGATTCAAAGATCAGGTCAGTGCATCCCAAATAAAACCCAGCATTAAATATTCACGTACTGTCGCTCAGCTccgtgtgtgtccgtgtgtgtgtgtgcatgtgtgttcatttgttatcagcCTAAATATTGACGTTCCTctgctgcagacacaaacatgagtcATGTCAACATAAAACCAGGTTGTTCGGGGTTAAAGAAAATCCCTGACTTTTCCTTCAGCTTTGTTtcctaataaaaatgtaatttatttaatatgacCCAACAGTTGGATCCTATTTGATCATCAGTCATCGGGGCCAGTATCTAAGAACTATATTTGTGCTTTTATCTAAAATCAGGCCTTGGAGAGGATGTTAGAGCAGGAagataaaaaaagcaaaacgcTGGCTTCCTTTTGGCttggtgtaaaaaaacaaaaacaaaacaaatgagctTCATTGAACAGTTTCTGTGGCGCTGACCATGTGACTCTGTGTTTGTCCCCTCAGGTGCGATGCCCGGTGACGGTGTGCGGCGATGTCCACGGTCAGTTCCACGACCTGATGGAGCTCTTTAAGATTGGAGGAAAGTCTCCCGACACCAACTACCTGTTCATGGGGGACTACGTCGACAGAGGCTACTACTCTGTGGAGACGGTCACGCTGCTCGTCACGTTAAAGGTAaacctctgtgtttctgtgtggcgTTCACATGTGCTGCGTGGAAGCGCTCTGATGTCAGCTGATGTTCTCTGATTTTACTTCCTGTTAGGATCACAGCGGCCCTCTCGGTCGCCACAGGCTGAcagactgtttgtttgttctgatAAGAAGCAGACTGAACTTGTTTGCTCCGTCAGCCTGAAAGCTTCCAAAAATCATCTGCAGTTCGTCTGAACTCGACTTGTTCAAACAAACAGATCAACATCAGCTCAGCTGAGCAGACGTTTAAtctgagtaaagttttagagCATCATAAACACGTTTTATAAAAACATGAAGTGGTGACATGTGAGGGGAAATCAGCTGACTGAGGAGATGGCCAATGTTTCTGCTGCACACAGAGGAGCAGTCGGGGGATAAATGTGGTCTGAACAGAAGCAACCACATGATGTGAAAATGATGTGAACTAGTTTGAATCTGATTGTGTTCACAGTACAACTGCAGCATGTAAATCTCAAGGAAACTGATGGACTTTAatgaccttttttttgttttctaaccACAACACGTGTCAGACCTGGACTCTGACGTGTGATTCTGGTTAGATATCAGGTTTGTTGTGGGATTCACAGGCTGTGAGCTTTGAgtttacagaaacctggttgttCACAGGAACACACCGGCGTGATCGGCCCTTCAGACAAAGTTATTTATACTTAAAGTTTAGTGTAATGTAGTTAAAATGATACacagacaaataaaaatgatgcaaagaaactttatttagaaaattgcatcactgtggttgttgttgtactTGCATGTTTCACACACGTTTACCTGgttgttataatttttttttaacctgtttgAGAGAACAGCGCTGCTGCTTTAGTAGTTTACAAcctctttgcttttattttgaaagtataGTTAATGCCATCCAGCTAGCTTCCTGTCTCGAAGGTTCTTCCGGTATGTCTCATCCTGCCGTCAGACTCCTCCCCCGGTGGGGAGTGGTGGTCCTGTTTCTGTTCTAGAGGCTGCCAGCAGAGTTTCTCCTTCCTTTCAGGAGAAATGTCACACTTTTGTCTGAGTGCTTCTTCTTTCCTGTCTCGGTATCACAGCGTGATGGTTTCCTTTAGCTAATCGTTTCTATTTTACATCATGAAGTCTGACTGAACAGTCATTAAACATGTAGCTGAGTCAGCATGCTGCTCCCTGGGGGTCTGACCCGGGTTTAGATCGTCTTTAacgttatttatttttcaattgtCGTTCAGGTTCGTTTCCAGGAGCGAATCACCATTCTGCGAGGGAACCACGAGTCTCGGCAGATCACACAGGTCTACGGCTTCTACGACGAGTGCCTGAGGAAGTACGGCAACGCTAACGTGTGGAAGTACTTCACAGACCTGTTCGACTACCTGCCGCTCACCGCGCTGGTCGACGGACAGGTAGGACGCGCCACGCCCAGTTTCACTGTGATGTTTTCATCTGATCAGACCTGCAATTAGGATGGGAATCGATAAGAATTTAGTTATTCAGATTCCATTATTAATATTACTTATCGATTTGATTCCTTATTAATTCCCTTATTGATTCTCATTGGCTGTGCTTTGAGAGTGGCCACAGTCACTGAGCAGCATATCAATTCATGCAGATTAATTTCATGTTGTGTGGTCAGTTAGAGGTGTTTCCtgtttgttgtgatcagtgttgggtcAATACTCAAAGTCAAGTAAAAACGTTaatacacatattacacagtacacttttcttaaaagtaatgcagtaaatTATTGAATTACTCCCAGGAGAAAGACATTCATTACACTACTCTTTACATTACTGTCATGTTACCATGTAGAATGATCTGAAACACGCTGCAGGGTTCGTGCAGGTGCtagaaatccttgaaaatgcttgaattttaatgttgttttttcaaggtttgaaaagtgcttgaatttcagatgtggtgcttaaaagtgcttgaaagtgtaactgtatttccttcaccacaaataactatctgattgaatagttttcttatcagatagagaaataaaatgagtcgcaaaatgtaaaagcaaagtTTCCCCGCCTGGGCTGCTTTGCGCCTCTGTCTGTTTCAACgtgtgaccccgcccctccctcggacagtcggggatgagtgcgctaacatacctgtaggttgctgttttaatgagcgTTTGATGGAAAACGACAAGAGCGGAGTTTGCGCTCTCtagtcgcatgataggtgagtcctagtaaataattttccagcaTGTGTATGTAGCATGTGTAATGTACACGtgtacgttacacatgctattttttaaaattatgattattattgtgctagctatcaaactcgctggagaagtgattgaaatgcactgagtgtgatgcagtatggcagcgctattatggaatatgctgtgaacttagctaacattacttagcagtaatatgagttaatttacttaagtgaaagctttaaacattagcccgatacataactagctaacttaaggctttctgattaaccctctggggtcgacggacccagagtctccatttcaacttgggtcgaacgtgcggaTTTCAAACTAtatccagtttttaaattgtgttgataggtcacgtaaaaccgatgttttttttctgaatacaacAGTGGCGCTTACTCcaggaagaaacggtaaaaactgcGTTTTCTAAGGAGAGCGCcagcaaacacgctttgcttgtgagtgaaaaaagaaaaaacactcctcCCCTATTGGtagaaaaatgtaccatgtcgaccaatcaaaaaatgatatggcaacatgtggcatttggttgtttgggaagagaggggaagttttaggagtgactggcgagagagagcgagtgagcgaaagagagagagagttttgatacgtgagagatttgtgatgtttatcgtgtttggagtctcaagttagtgtgttgtcttgtgtagttagtgtgtagtcgttgttttgttttgtgtgtcagttctactagtgaacgtcacagttgctgtaaaaaagccaccaaaggcagattgcagtgtaaacgctgagcgacacacctgctgtcagacctgcaggtttatccctgtgctgttctgttatagtggacacaaactattttttggagttgcataaataatttgtgtgccttcttatttgacgaagagcacctgattgttctgtaaataatttgaaatggttatatgaaaaacgtttgagccttggctgcatttttaggtaaatagtaccatataactttgttgtttgcaaaacttgtgcatatttttaaaaaatgtaaaatttctatttgcatttcaagttatgaaaatgattcgttaaacatgcttgtgggttttacagtcaaaaatatcactttctactcgtattttatattttgtctgaatttagatcaattgtgctgACACATTATGTCAAAGGGGGAAAATAACAGattggcaagataaacagtttttaaaggtgaaatatagcggccaaatcaaaagtagtcaaaaacagcCAGTTACACGCTGGACAACCAGAGGGTTAGaggctaaaagcaaagttgtcaccaagtactgtttatatttgtgtgtattgctgcagcttttttgagTATTAACTTGGTGGCTTTAGGTGAAATAATGGTGATATGAGGGACcgatccatatggtcacaaagaatagccactCGTTTCTGTGTTACCAAAGTtccccggctttcattcaaaatgtgtttatcgtcAGCACCGACACATTAAACTACTTTAACAttataaatgtcttcaagcTCACACTGAGGCCTGTGGGGCACCATCAGCCACTCAGACAGTACACAcatttatgtgtatttgtatatgaatatttcatactttaaggctgcctgtttatttaagggagatgaacaaaatacattGGAATTGTACAGAATAATATCACAGATGATAAATTGAATAGATTTTAAGTAGTTGCTTGTGCATTCTCAGTCTCATATGTTGAATTGAACTATGTGATCTGTTCAAAGCCtcccagtcagtgctgttctccatgcctgtctgactgtacatgatgttattagcacaaacactttaaaggtcaTCATTTAGGACTTCACCACCACGGTGTGGTGTTGGGATTCACTCAGCTTTAGTGTCACTCTGGGCTCTTGGGCTAGCTTAGTTTGAGCATGCTGTCTgactagcttagcattagcatgctgttAAAGAGCATGTGTTAACAGTATGATGCAGGCGCTTCTGtccaggggcccgttcttcgtacctcgcttactacatccaagatcaaatgacacatccaagatcaaatcatcgcgctaactttgagctcgctaatccggttctccgaacacacctgttgttgacgattagtatagctggatgaagtaatctgagatcactgggtggcttaaaaggggctacgcatcgatagtagaaacattgatcggcaaccctgtgattggtcggcgaagatgtcgaaggagcgcgctcagtatttcacggcagcagaccaagaactcttgattgagggatatcaggagtttcagagtttaattaaaacgcaggggaacactgcaaaggctgcaaaagcaaggagagagggctggcagaaagttgctgacaaattaaactcgtaagtgatccatgatattacattatatcatgtgatattatattataccacattatattatattacatcatatcctctttcacattagagccacaacaggacccactaacatgggaacaagtaaaagtgaaatataagaatattccacagaatggtaatatttatcacttatattgcttttagtctcttgaaaagagaccctgaaataatctgtttgtttgtttataacagcaaccaagaaaagggcagagcaaataaagacaggtggtggtcctgcacccctcgtcacaccccttttgtactgtgacatttattgacattgtgggtttttttgtgtgtagtttgacataacactccatcacttttacctgttcccatgcaaggggtgactgaagcatgcacagtaagtcgggagtaagtatatacagtacagtaagtgtacatatatatatatatatatatatatatatatatatatatatatatatatatatatatatatatatatatatatatatatatatatatatatatatatatatatatatatatatatatatatatatatatatctatatatatatatatctatatctatatatctatatctatatatatctatatctatatatatctatatatatatatctatatatatctatatatatatatatatatatatctatatatatctatatctatatatatctatatatatatatatatatatatctatctatatatatatatatatatatatatatatctatctatatatctatatatatctatctatatatatatatctatctatatatctatatatatctatctatatatatatctatatatatctatctatatatatatctatatatatatttagagagagagagagagagagagagcgagaggaagaaagtaaataataccctcacggagaatcgatatctctatgagcacaccgtcgcgctgagctaaaggatcctgtctatcccgcaatatacgctaaattctgtaaactctccttatcaatcttgcaccttccttgctcgcgtacaaacggacaggacatggctgcgacagacttcccaaatccaccttcgcgcTTTTATAGTcatggtctctcatcttgattgcacgtagtaatttactattactactctaaaatatgaattacatctgacatgatctactacatgtaatagaatgattaatagtacatttcctttttttcggaaatgacctgtatgtatctgcatgaaatcaataaaagaatcaaatgctgcattatctttagttacattgataatatttatttatggtaaaacagtggagaaatatcgctcttgctttcatataactgcagcggacatacctgagtggcgcgatctaatcctgtttacataaagtaaacctgctcccgagcaggtttacgccacggatctgttgctatgacagcaagtcccagatgagcttcggagaaccgaacgatccaagatcacgcgaaatcgtcaacattcaaatccggctaacttacttagcgaggtacgaagaacgggcccctggaGGAGTCTCCATGTTATCATTGCGTCCACGCTGGAGACGGCGccactattttcctcctccaacacacaaactgaaatcagctgatcgtAGCCAGTGTACAAGGATCTATAGGCAGGCAgactaacaattccaaggaCGTAGACTACTAGAATTCCAAGAACTGGTTCTTCTACTATAAGAACTGGTTCTCGTATCCCATCCCTGCGTGTAAGGTTAAATCAGTGCTCCTTTTTTCAGGTGTGACACTGTGTTTATTATCATAACCCACAGATGGTTACTTGGACACACACCCAGTAGTTGATAAGATGTtagaagtgtttttgtttgttggttgGAAAACGTTTTGTAGCTGCatcactgccccctgctggtgatGCAGCTAGAAAGAGTAGAAATGGGAGAAACCACTTTATTTAAATGACTTCATGATTGTTTGGATTGTTCCATAGATGATAAATCTCCTCCCGTCGTGCTTTTTGATGGGCTAGAATAGAAGCTGAGTGCAGAGATCTGCTGTGAACTGTAGCTGATTAAAGAAACCTGAACACATGAAAGAATGATGATCATAttatttttggcaaatgtggCATATCTTTTTCTTGAGCATGAATCTGACATTAAAAACGGTCAGCATGGATCAtgattcttatttatttttaatcgcCTGTTTCTCGTGTCTGCGGTTTGTCCGCCTCTTAAACATTTACCCTATTGTCTGTTTTTCAGCCACATCCTGTCAGTTTTAtttgggtttttctttcttcatgagTGAATATTTGAGCGTCCACACACTCCCGCCTGAGTTTAAAGCTGAATAAAGatgtttttaactgtttgttGGTGAATCTGTTCATGAATTATTTAGCTGGAGgttttgttgttctttgtttCAGATCTTCTGTCTCCACGGAGGCTTGTCTCCCTCCATAGACACTCTGGATCACATACGAGCTCTGGACCGCCTGCAAGAAGTTCCACatgaggtacacacacacacacacacacacacacacacacacacacacgtcagcTTTCAGATTGTCAGGGATGGAAACCACCTGCTTCCTACGGAGGACAGAAATACTTTTTAAACGAAAGCCCGTCGGTTGTTTGAGAGACGGCCTCTGTGGAGCTTTTATTTTCACACTGATCCACGTTTGGCACCACAGCAGTTTGTGGTGATAAATAGGCAGAACAAACGCGTCGGTCGGCTCGATGCTGACGCTCATTCGTGAGCTGCAGAGGAGCCAGAGCCGAGGTTAGACCTGATTGTGTcattaattactttaaaaactACAGGCACAGCTCATCTGTTCACACGTAGTAATTTTACTGCTTTATGTACAAAATTGTCACCAAAGCAAGAACAGGAgagcagtttatttaaaaaatcagtaCTCTGCAAAGCTCTGCAACACCAATCAAACCTTCAATAACGTCCGGTGTCCATCATGAGTTTCTGCTTGCAGTGCAGTTATGATCTGTGCTTCTAGTTTAAACTCTAAGCGTCATTTATCAGGTTTATATTTAAGATTCTGA
It includes:
- the LOC116321343 gene encoding serine/threonine-protein phosphatase 2A catalytic subunit beta isoform, whose translation is MEDKSFTKELDQWIEQLNECKQLSENQVRTLCEKAKEILTKESNVQEVRCPVTVCGDVHGQFHDLMELFKIGGKSPDTNYLFMGDYVDRGYYSVETVTLLVTLKVRFQERITILRGNHESRQITQVYGFYDECLRKYGNANVWKYFTDLFDYLPLTALVDGQIFCLHGGLSPSIDTLDHIRALDRLQEVPHEGPMCDLLWSDPDDRGGWGISPRGAGYTFGQDISETFNHANGLTLVSRAHQLVMEGYNWGHDKNVVTIFSAPNYCYRCGNQAAIMELDDTLKYSFLQFDPAPRRGEPHVTRRTPDYFL